A single Thermoanaerobacterium sp. RBIITD DNA region contains:
- a CDS encoding zinc-ribbon domain-containing protein, with product MADKTLVCKDCSKEFVFTEGEQAFYKEKGFQNEPQRCPECRKARKQQYNNNRGFRR from the coding sequence ATGGCTGATAAGACATTAGTATGCAAAGACTGCAGCAAGGAATTTGTCTTTACAGAAGGCGAGCAGGCTTTCTACAAAGAAAAAGGCTTCCAAAATGAGCCACAGAGATGTCCTGAATGCAGGAAAGCAAGAAAACAGCAGTATAACAACAACAGAGGTTTCAGAAGATAA
- a CDS encoding Wadjet anti-phage system protein JetD domain-containing protein translates to MKIEDILKNYDNKKIQLKYIQKYFDDYIYFVKLMESSVKSGILKPVKASGLNGRVPPLYNTYWIVKGGIEDEEELKKILLTLPPVLDNTYYLKNLEQFKKDIKAVNMLRDFFLNPDKVATLKFPYSMNERSFQIFHDEKFISNKGEKILKRLGLDSNKLNYYNTPEPFFYYYIPTDDVNNILIVENKDTFYTLKQIFNGERCKIGNNIYNMLIYGEGKKILSSINYLMEIETCKNKRNNIYYFGDMDYVGLGIFIELNKSHKDLNIKPDTYLYKCMIDECDVAPALKTHQVKIDIGNFIKFFDDATREKIVSILESGRYVPQEVLSYMFFHNNTKKESTI, encoded by the coding sequence TTGAAAATCGAAGATATATTAAAGAACTACGACAATAAAAAAATACAGTTAAAATATATTCAAAAGTATTTTGATGATTATATATATTTTGTGAAATTGATGGAAAGTTCAGTAAAAAGCGGAATCTTGAAGCCAGTTAAGGCGTCAGGGTTAAATGGCAGAGTCCCACCATTATATAATACATACTGGATAGTAAAAGGTGGAATCGAGGATGAAGAAGAACTGAAAAAAATCCTCTTGACATTGCCACCTGTACTTGATAACACATACTATTTAAAAAATCTTGAACAATTTAAGAAAGATATTAAAGCTGTTAACATGTTGAGAGATTTTTTCCTAAATCCAGATAAAGTGGCTACTCTAAAATTTCCTTATTCTATGAATGAAAGGTCATTTCAAATATTCCACGATGAAAAATTTATTTCTAATAAAGGTGAAAAAATACTCAAACGGCTTGGATTGGACAGCAATAAGTTAAATTACTACAATACTCCTGAGCCTTTCTTCTATTATTATATTCCAACAGATGATGTTAACAATATACTTATTGTGGAAAACAAGGATACTTTCTATACATTAAAGCAGATTTTCAATGGTGAAAGGTGTAAAATTGGCAATAACATATATAATATGCTTATATATGGTGAAGGGAAGAAAATACTGAGCAGCATCAATTACCTTATGGAAATAGAAACTTGTAAAAATAAAAGAAATAATATATACTATTTTGGAGATATGGATTATGTAGGACTTGGCATTTTTATTGAACTGAATAAATCGCATAAGGATCTTAACATAAAACCGGATACATATCTTTATAAGTGCATGATTGATGAATGTGATGTAGCACCGGCATTAAAGACACATCAGGTAAAAATAGATATTGGAAATTTCATAAAGTTTTTCGATGATGCAACTAGGGAAAAAATAGTTTCAATTTTAGAAAGCGGCAGGTATGTACCACAAGAGGTTCTTTCATATATGTTTTTTCATAACAACACAAAGAAGGAAAGTACCATATAA
- the lepB gene encoding signal peptidase I: MGKLKFTKSEEKKSFKRETFEWILTLFIALAVSILLKSTAFAMVQVKGSSMENTLLNGQKLFEIRLIYNFTEPKRGDIIIFNKKEKSNGIVSNIILELKETYNNIIGFQDDNILIKRVIGVQGDKIDIKDGYVYVNGVKQNEHYVKGRTYPNDLTFPLVVPKGKVFVMGDNREVSLDSRIIGFIDYKQIEGKVLYRIWPLDKIGSIYSNN, from the coding sequence ATGGGAAAACTTAAATTTACAAAAAGTGAAGAGAAGAAATCCTTTAAGAGAGAGACTTTTGAATGGATTTTGACATTATTTATTGCATTAGCTGTATCAATATTACTTAAAAGTACCGCTTTTGCTATGGTTCAGGTAAAGGGAAGTTCCATGGAAAATACTTTATTAAATGGACAAAAGCTATTTGAGATAAGATTAATATATAACTTCACAGAACCAAAAAGAGGAGATATTATTATTTTTAATAAGAAAGAAAAAAGTAATGGAATTGTATCAAATATAATTTTAGAATTAAAAGAAACATATAACAATATTATCGGGTTTCAGGATGATAATATTTTAATAAAGCGCGTGATAGGGGTTCAAGGTGATAAAATCGATATAAAGGATGGATATGTATATGTAAATGGCGTGAAGCAAAACGAGCACTATGTAAAAGGAAGGACATATCCAAATGATTTAACATTTCCATTGGTGGTGCCAAAGGGCAAAGTTTTTGTAATGGGAGATAACCGTGAAGTTAGCTTAGATAGCAGGATAATAGGATTTATCGATTATAAGCAAATAGAAGGGAAAGTATTATATAGGATATGGCCACTTGATAAGATTGGTTCAATTTACAGCAATAACTGA
- a CDS encoding IS1634 family transposase: MYLRKATNKKTGRTYLSIVHNYWDKNTKTTRSVTIESLGYLDELEKKYENPIEFFTHEAKKLEEQRLSENAHLTFTIAKNELIPSNSVNRKNFGYAAFSKIYHELEIDKFLKNRQRHSKEEYDANAIMKLLVFSRLLYPASKKKTYENKDIFFEKFDFSLDDVYRCLTFFNKHSEALQLWIHEHIKSLYDRNTDLVYYDVTNYYFEIDEQDELRKKGVSKEHRPDPIVQMGLFMDTNGIPITYKLFPGNVPDKTTLIPALSRIQREYSLGRIIIVADRGLTTGDNIWYILSAKNGYVLSYSIRSADKDFQDYVLDESGYINKGNGFKIKSRLYPREIQVTATNGKKIKKVVDEKQVIFYSPEYAAKAKIDHAASIAKAMDMIKNPGKYNKSISYGAAKYVKNLVFDADTGEISESVRQHLAFDEEKLREEEKFDGYYAIVTSEYKETPEKIIDMYRGLWKIEESFKVTKSDFESRPVYLSLKEHIDAHFLICFIALVIVRILEYRLKGKYSVTEILESLGKACCSHIKENYYLFDFCNNALEDIGKELNIDFRKKIMSLGEIKKSLAQTKKF; the protein is encoded by the coding sequence ATGTATCTTAGAAAAGCTACAAATAAAAAAACTGGCCGTACATACTTATCTATTGTTCATAATTATTGGGATAAAAATACCAAAACCACAAGATCTGTAACCATTGAATCTCTTGGTTACCTTGATGAATTGGAAAAAAAGTATGAGAATCCTATTGAATTTTTTACTCACGAAGCGAAAAAGTTAGAGGAACAAAGATTATCTGAAAATGCTCATCTTACGTTTACTATTGCTAAAAATGAGTTGATACCTTCTAACTCTGTTAATCGTAAAAACTTTGGCTATGCAGCTTTTAGTAAAATTTATCATGAGCTTGAAATAGATAAATTTCTAAAAAACAGACAACGTCACTCAAAAGAAGAATATGATGCTAATGCTATCATGAAACTTCTTGTATTCTCACGCTTATTGTATCCTGCTTCAAAGAAAAAGACTTATGAGAATAAAGATATATTCTTTGAGAAATTTGATTTTTCTTTGGATGATGTTTATAGATGTCTTACTTTTTTCAACAAGCATAGTGAAGCTTTACAACTTTGGATTCATGAGCACATTAAATCTTTGTATGATCGTAATACAGATTTGGTTTACTATGATGTTACTAACTATTATTTTGAAATTGATGAGCAGGATGAATTGCGTAAAAAAGGAGTTTCTAAAGAACACAGACCGGATCCGATTGTACAGATGGGATTATTTATGGATACCAATGGTATCCCCATTACATATAAGCTTTTTCCTGGTAATGTGCCTGATAAAACTACTTTGATTCCAGCTTTAAGCAGGATCCAACGAGAATATTCTTTAGGTAGAATAATTATTGTAGCAGATAGAGGATTAACTACTGGTGATAATATCTGGTATATTCTATCAGCTAAGAACGGCTATGTATTAAGTTATTCTATTCGTAGTGCAGACAAAGATTTTCAGGATTATGTTCTTGATGAAAGCGGATATATTAATAAGGGTAATGGCTTTAAAATCAAATCAAGACTTTACCCTAGGGAAATTCAAGTAACTGCAACGAATGGCAAAAAAATAAAAAAGGTAGTAGATGAGAAACAAGTTATTTTCTATAGTCCTGAATATGCAGCTAAAGCCAAGATAGATCATGCAGCTTCAATAGCTAAAGCAATGGATATGATTAAAAATCCTGGGAAGTACAATAAATCTATATCATATGGTGCAGCTAAATATGTAAAGAATCTTGTTTTTGATGCTGATACAGGGGAAATATCCGAGAGTGTGCGTCAGCATTTGGCTTTTGACGAAGAAAAATTACGTGAAGAAGAAAAATTTGATGGCTATTATGCTATAGTGACCAGTGAATACAAAGAGACGCCTGAAAAAATAATTGACATGTATCGTGGGCTTTGGAAGATAGAAGAATCCTTCAAAGTAACGAAAAGTGATTTTGAAAGTAGACCTGTCTATTTGTCGCTAAAAGAGCATATTGATGCTCACTTTTTGATATGCTTTATAGCACTTGTAATTGTAAGGATATTAGAATATAGATTGAAAGGCAAATATTCGGTAACAGAAATACTTGAAAGTCTTGGTAAGGCATGCTGCAGTCATATCAAAGAGAATTATTATTTATTTGATTTTTGTAATAATGCTCTTGAAGATATTGGAAAAGAGTTAAACATTGATTTTAGAAAAAAAATTATGAGTCTTGGGGAAATAAAAAAATCTTTAGCACAGACAAAAAAGTTCTGA
- the istB gene encoding IS21-like element helper ATPase IstB, whose amino-acid sequence MNKKEISKEIEQFATSLKLPGIKKYFREDTKDAAARDISYEEYLYGLLQKEYDLRQEHAKENRIRLANFPYKKYLEDLKVEYLPDDANRKLKILSSLEFIKNGQNVILAGNPGTGKTHIAIGLGIKACLAGYRVLFTTIPTLINQLKESRSERTLHTFENKFAKYDLVIADELGYISFDKEGSELLFTNLSLRAGRKSTIITTNLSFERWAEIFQDPVMTAAMVDRLTHKAYLVNMNGNSYRLKETEEWIKSQNIA is encoded by the coding sequence ATGAATAAAAAAGAAATATCAAAAGAAATAGAACAATTTGCAACAAGCTTAAAACTACCAGGGATAAAGAAATATTTTAGAGAAGATACAAAAGATGCTGCAGCAAGAGATATAAGCTATGAAGAATACTTATACGGATTGCTCCAGAAAGAATATGATCTAAGACAGGAACATGCGAAAGAAAATCGTATAAGACTAGCTAATTTTCCATACAAAAAATATCTAGAAGACCTAAAAGTAGAGTATCTACCAGATGATGCGAATAGAAAATTAAAGATATTAAGTTCACTTGAATTTATTAAGAATGGACAAAATGTAATACTTGCAGGAAATCCAGGTACAGGCAAAACACATATAGCAATAGGACTAGGCATAAAAGCTTGTTTGGCAGGATATAGAGTACTATTCACAACAATTCCAACTTTAATAAATCAATTAAAAGAAAGTAGATCAGAAAGAACATTACACACTTTTGAAAACAAATTTGCGAAATACGATCTAGTAATAGCAGACGAACTTGGCTATATCTCTTTTGACAAAGAGGGATCTGAGCTTTTATTTACAAACTTATCATTAAGAGCAGGAAGAAAATCAACGATAATAACAACAAACTTATCATTTGAAAGGTGGGCTGAAATATTTCAAGATCCAGTGATGACAGCAGCGATGGTAGATAGACTAACACATAAAGCCTATTTAGTAAATATGAATGGAAATTCATATAGACTTAAAGAAACGGAGGAATGGATAAAGAGTCAGAATATTGCTTAA
- a CDS encoding IS1182 family transposase → MQKSKLYNKNYTQFNGCYQLVLPLNCEMLIPEDDSVRLLSQILEGLNYEKLYKAYSFTGRKPAVEPKILFKVLTYAYMNNIYSSRKIESACKRDINFMWLLEGSKAPDHSTIARFRKEYLADAMEDLFYQLVQHLHEIGEVKFEHLFVDGTKIEANANRYTFVWKKAINKNQAKMFTKIQSCIESINLTYMTNFTVTKETLLDDIEKIIDYLKKKKEEEQIEFVHGIGKRKSKLQKFNEELEKFYERQKNYDTHNQLLDGRNSYSKTDPDATFMHMKDDHMNNSQLKPGYNVQIGVESEYVTGVGIFQDRSDNTTLIPFLNDMESNLGNKYQNIIADSGYESEENYLYLEEKNQKYYIKPQTYEKWKKKSFKNDISKRENMVYDKDKDEYTCHNRKQLRPIGIIYRTSASGYRSEITVYECEDCNNCPYKSKCTKARGNRKMQVSKTFVEKRQISYENITSEEGILLRVNRSIQVEGAFGVLKNDYQFNRFLTRGKNSVKTEFMLLCFSYDVNKLHAKIQNERCEKHLHGIKIA, encoded by the coding sequence ATGCAAAAAAGTAAATTATACAATAAGAATTATACACAATTTAATGGATGTTATCAATTAGTTCTTCCATTAAATTGTGAAATGTTAATACCAGAGGATGATTCGGTTCGCCTGCTTAGCCAAATATTGGAGGGATTGAATTACGAAAAGTTGTACAAGGCATATTCTTTCACTGGAAGAAAACCTGCAGTAGAGCCAAAAATCCTGTTTAAGGTATTAACTTATGCTTACATGAATAACATTTATTCCAGCAGAAAGATAGAAAGTGCATGCAAAAGGGATATTAATTTTATGTGGTTGCTTGAAGGAAGCAAAGCACCTGACCACTCTACTATTGCCAGATTCCGCAAGGAATATCTCGCCGATGCAATGGAAGATTTGTTTTATCAGTTGGTACAGCATCTCCATGAAATAGGTGAAGTAAAGTTTGAGCATCTCTTCGTAGACGGTACAAAGATTGAAGCCAATGCTAACCGCTATACATTTGTATGGAAAAAGGCTATTAATAAAAATCAAGCAAAGATGTTTACAAAAATACAATCTTGCATAGAATCAATTAATCTTACGTATATGACTAATTTTACTGTTACTAAAGAAACTTTATTGGATGACATAGAAAAGATAATTGACTATCTTAAAAAGAAAAAAGAAGAAGAGCAGATAGAATTTGTTCATGGTATAGGGAAACGCAAGTCAAAACTCCAAAAATTTAATGAAGAGCTAGAGAAGTTTTACGAACGTCAAAAGAACTATGATACACACAATCAATTATTGGATGGAAGGAATAGTTATTCTAAAACTGATCCAGATGCAACATTTATGCATATGAAAGATGACCACATGAACAACTCTCAATTAAAGCCAGGATACAATGTGCAGATTGGGGTTGAAAGTGAGTATGTCACTGGTGTTGGTATATTTCAGGACAGGTCTGACAACACTACCCTTATTCCATTTCTAAATGATATGGAATCAAATTTAGGAAACAAATATCAAAATATCATAGCGGACTCTGGATATGAGAGTGAAGAAAACTATCTGTATTTGGAAGAAAAAAATCAAAAATACTACATAAAGCCGCAGACATATGAAAAGTGGAAGAAAAAAAGTTTTAAAAATGATATTAGTAAGCGTGAAAACATGGTTTATGATAAAGATAAAGATGAATATACCTGCCACAATAGAAAACAACTTAGACCAATTGGAATCATTTATAGGACTTCAGCAAGTGGCTACCGTTCAGAAATTACTGTATACGAATGTGAAGACTGCAACAATTGTCCATATAAATCAAAATGTACAAAAGCACGAGGCAACCGAAAGATGCAAGTATCAAAAACATTTGTAGAGAAGCGACAAATATCTTATGAGAATATCACATCTGAGGAGGGAATTCTCCTGAGAGTTAATCGTTCAATACAGGTAGAAGGTGCTTTTGGAGTTCTAAAAAATGATTACCAATTTAATAGATTTTTAACACGTGGGAAAAACAGTGTAAAAACGGAGTTTATGCTGTTATGTTTTTCCTACGATGTAAACAAACTGCATGCAAAAATACAGAATGAGAGATGTGAAAAGCACCTTCATGGAATAAAAATAGCCTGA
- a CDS encoding GNAT family N-acetyltransferase, which produces MRIREAKIDDVSGVAKVHVGSWNTTYKGIIPDEFLEKMSYEKRKVLWQKILGESGNKEYVYVLEDENEIIGFASCGAERSGDELYKGELYAIYLLKEYQRNGYGTKLFKTILNKINELGYSTILLWVLEKNPACQFYETMGGKKVKQRVVNIGGRDLKEIAYGWDNIQIII; this is translated from the coding sequence ATGAGAATAAGAGAAGCTAAAATAGATGATGTGTCTGGAGTAGCTAAGGTTCATGTTGGTTCTTGGAACACAACATATAAAGGAATTATACCAGATGAATTCTTGGAGAAAATGAGCTATGAAAAACGGAAAGTGTTATGGCAGAAAATATTAGGCGAAAGCGGGAACAAAGAATATGTATATGTTCTTGAAGATGAAAATGAAATTATCGGATTTGCTTCATGTGGTGCAGAAAGGTCAGGCGACGAGTTATATAAAGGGGAATTGTATGCAATTTACCTTTTAAAAGAGTATCAAAGAAATGGTTATGGAACCAAGCTTTTTAAGACCATTTTAAATAAAATTAATGAATTAGGCTATTCAACAATACTTTTATGGGTACTTGAAAAGAATCCGGCATGTCAATTTTATGAAACTATGGGGGGAAAAAAGGTAAAACAAAGAGTCGTAAATATAGGTGGACGTGACTTAAAAGAAATAGCATATGGATGGGATAACATTCAAATAATTATTTGA
- the istA gene encoding IS21 family transposase, which yields MELISLKDKQEIILSYIRDGKSQRQISRETGIDRKVIRKYIKKYEEKRRDLINEWKIDVNTDIQEIIDDIVEKPKYNIENRHKIKLTEEVINRIKFYLRENEQKRYLGQSKQQKKKIDIYNALREEGYDIGYTSVCQAINKILNEQKEAYIKAEYQLGDVCEFDWGEVKLFIKSELKTFQMAVFTSAKGNYRFAKLFPKQDTSCFQEAHVSFFEDIKGVYHTVVYDNAKVMVKKFVGRSEKEPTKGLLKLSIYYCFKFRFCNTYRGNEKGHVERSVEFIRRKAFSNKDYFDSLEEANNYLYEVCKKLNNTKNHLKDNKSPAEILEEERPYLLPQLPPFDAARCEDLRADKYSTIVIDSCHYSVPDAYVGKIIFTKIYSHKILCYYDNVKIAEHERIYGFNEWSIKIEHYLNTLKKKPGALPSSTALKQADPRLQNIYHTYYTTREKEFIDLLQYVGIVGMQKILDAIEKLRKIDPIDITTDKIKIICERKVDEYIEKTKTNNEIEDKSKEMLKEFGNLIPKEAENFKEEAVI from the coding sequence ATGGAGTTGATTTCTTTGAAAGACAAACAGGAAATAATATTATCATATATAAGAGATGGTAAATCTCAAAGACAGATATCTAGAGAAACTGGTATTGATAGAAAAGTTATTAGAAAATATATTAAAAAATATGAAGAAAAGAGAAGGGACTTGATAAATGAATGGAAAATAGATGTAAATACAGATATTCAAGAGATTATTGATGATATAGTTGAAAAACCTAAGTACAACATTGAAAACAGGCATAAGATAAAGTTAACTGAGGAAGTGATAAATCGCATAAAATTTTATCTTAGAGAAAATGAGCAAAAAAGGTATTTAGGACAGTCCAAACAACAAAAAAAGAAAATTGATATATATAATGCCTTAAGAGAAGAAGGCTATGACATAGGTTATACATCCGTTTGCCAAGCAATAAATAAGATATTAAATGAGCAAAAAGAAGCATATATAAAGGCGGAATATCAACTTGGAGATGTGTGTGAATTCGACTGGGGTGAAGTCAAATTATTTATAAAAAGCGAGTTAAAAACATTTCAGATGGCGGTATTTACAAGTGCCAAAGGCAATTACAGATTTGCAAAACTTTTTCCAAAACAAGATACTTCATGCTTTCAAGAAGCACATGTATCATTCTTTGAAGATATAAAAGGCGTTTATCATACTGTAGTATATGACAATGCAAAAGTTATGGTTAAAAAATTTGTAGGAAGGAGTGAAAAAGAACCAACAAAAGGACTTTTAAAACTATCAATATATTACTGCTTTAAATTTAGATTTTGCAATACATATCGAGGCAATGAAAAAGGACACGTTGAAAGAAGCGTAGAATTTATAAGAAGAAAGGCATTTTCTAATAAAGACTACTTTGACTCATTGGAAGAAGCTAATAACTATCTTTATGAAGTATGTAAAAAGCTGAATAATACAAAAAATCATTTAAAAGACAATAAGTCACCTGCAGAGATACTTGAAGAAGAGAGACCGTATTTGCTGCCGCAATTACCACCATTTGATGCAGCAAGATGTGAAGACTTGCGGGCAGATAAATATTCAACAATAGTTATAGACTCATGTCATTATTCTGTACCGGATGCTTATGTCGGTAAAATCATATTTACAAAAATATATTCGCATAAAATACTTTGCTATTATGACAATGTAAAAATTGCCGAACATGAGCGAATATACGGATTTAACGAATGGTCAATAAAAATAGAGCACTACTTGAATACACTAAAGAAAAAACCTGGGGCCCTGCCTTCAAGCACAGCGCTTAAACAGGCAGACCCAAGGTTGCAAAATATCTACCATACCTATTATACCACCAGGGAGAAAGAATTCATAGATCTCTTGCAATATGTAGGTATAGTAGGTATGCAAAAAATACTTGATGCTATTGAGAAATTGAGAAAAATAGATCCAATTGATATTACAACAGATAAAATAAAAATAATATGCGAAAGAAAGGTTGATGAATATATAGAAAAGACAAAAACAAATAATGAAATAGAAGATAAATCAAAAGAAATGCTGAAAGAATTCGGCAATTTAATACCTAAAGAGGCCGAAAATTTCAAAGAGGAGGCCGTCATTTAA